One part of the Gossypium raimondii isolate GPD5lz chromosome 1, ASM2569854v1, whole genome shotgun sequence genome encodes these proteins:
- the LOC105786403 gene encoding serine/threonine protein phosphatase 2A 57 kDa regulatory subunit B' beta isoform, protein MFKKIIKGGHKKHSKSDSIDGSLHGYGLPGSGHPGSGSGSSVVVNYASWPGHNAKSSNPCPRTTLPPMFAVEPLPLFKDVAVSDRQNLFLRKLQICCFRLDFSNTLKLVREKEIKRQTLLELVDFIQSGSGKITERCQENIFRCLPPASHENTGQEAKDPEDEEPYLEPSWPHLQLVYELLLRYIVSSDTDTKVAKKHIDHTFVSKLIDLFGSEDPREREYLKMILHRIYGKFMVHRPLIRKAINNIFYRFIYETQRHSGIGELLEILGSIIHGFTLPMKEEHKLFLVRALIPLHKPKAVSVYHQQLSYCVVQFVEKDYKLADKVIRGLLKYWPMINCQKEVLFLGELEEVLEATQTAEFQRCIVPLFRQIARCLNSAHFQVSERALFLWNNEHIMGLVAHNRQVILPIIFEALERNIQHHWNEAIHGLTANVLKMFLEMDAELFDECETRFEEKKAKARDVEEQREMIWEKLADAAAERGEDHMVTV, encoded by the exons atgtttaagaaaattattaaaggaGGGCATAAGAAGCATTCGAAATCAGATTCCATTGATGGATCTTTACACGGGTACGGTTTACCCGGTTCCGGTCATCCGGGTTCGGGTTCGGGTTCCTCTGTAGTCGTCAACTATGCTTCCTGGCCCGGACATAACGCAAAATCCTCAAATCCCTGCCCCCGTACGACACTGCCACCGATGTTCGCCGTTGAACCCTTGCCGTTATTCAAAGACGTAGCCGTTTCCGATAGGCAAAACCTGTTCCTGCGGAAATTGCAGATTTGTTGCTTCCGATTGGATTTCTCCAATACCTTGAAATTGGTCCGTGAGAAAGAAATCAAACGGCAAACGTTGCTTGAACTCGTCGATTTCATTCAATCCGGGTCGGGTAAAATCACGGAGCGGTGTCAGGAAAACATTTTCCGATGTCTCCCGCCGGCGTCTCACGAAAACACGGGGCAAGAAGCCAAGGATCCTGAAGACGAGGAACCTTATTTGGAACCCTCGTGGCCGCATTTACAGCTTGTTTACGAGCTTCTTTTGAGATACATTGTTTCTTCAGATACAGACACCAAAGTTGCCAAAAAACACATTGATCATACCTTTGTTTCcaagttaattgatttgtttggTTCAGAGGATCCCAGGGAAAGAGAGTATTTAAAAATGATTCTTCATAGGATTTACGGTAAATTCATGGTGCATAGACCCTTAATTAGGAAAGccataaataacattttctataggTTTATATATGAAACCCAGAGACATAGTGGTATTGGTGAGCTTTTGGAGATTTTAGGAAGTATTATTCATGGTTTCACTTTGCCCATGAAAGAAGAACATAAGTTGTTCCTTGTCAGAGCATTAATTCCTTTGCATAAGCCGAAAGCTGTTTCGGTATATCACCAGCAATTGTCTTATTGTGTAGTACAGTTTGTTGAGAAAGATTATAAGCTTGCCGATAAAGTTATTAGAGGGTTATTGAAGTATTGGCCAATGATTAATTGTCAAAAGGAAGTTCTTTTCCTTGGAGAACTTGAGGAAGTACTCGAAGCAACGCAGACTGCCGAGTTCCAACGATGTATTGTTCCACTTTTCAGACAGATTGCACGATGCCTCAATAGTGCTCATTTTCAG GTTTCAGAAAGAGCTCTCTTCTTGTGGAATAATGAGCACATTATGGGCTTAGTTGCCCATAATCGGCAGGTGATATTACCGATAATCTTTGAGGCATTGGAACGGAATATCCAACATCATTGGAATGAGGCCATTCATGGGTTAACCGCAAATGTGTTGAAGATGTTCTTGGAAATGGATGCCGAGTTGTTCGACGAGTGTGAGACACGGTTTGAAGAGAAAAAAGCCAAAGCCAGAGATGTGGAAGAGCAACGAGAAATGATATGGGAAAAACTAGCGGATGCAGCAGCGGAAAGAGGTGAAGACCATATGGTTACAGTCTAA
- the LOC105786404 gene encoding ACT domain-containing protein ACR10 isoform X2, translating into MGILHDDVVIINQSKNEAEPSVITINCPDKTGLGCDLCRILLFFGLTIVRGDVFLIKLFCYDRKGLSHDVTAVFCNLELNIKKVKVSTTPVGTVMNLFFVTDTRELLHTKMRQEETCEALVDVMQAAIISCNIEKVGPEVTACSQASPFLSSAITNDVVLRTSNNVSVTMDNSFSPVHTLVQIVCQDHKGLLYDIMRTLKDYNIQISYGRFYLKQGRKCEIDLFITQADGKKIIDPSMQRALSSRLQMELLQPLRVAVLSRGPDTELLVANPVELSSKGRPLVFHDITLALNMLNTCIFLAEIGRHVIGDQEWEVYRVLLDEGTSLSTPRRKIEEGVWKLLMGWEQI; encoded by the exons ATGGGTATCCTACACGACGACGTAGTGATCATAAATCAATCAAAGAATGAAGCAGAACCCAGTGTCATCACCATTAACTGCCCTGACAAAACCGGTTTAGGCTGTGATTTGTGCCGTATCTTACTCTTTTTTGGTCTCACCATTGTTAGGGGag ATGTGTTTCTTATCAAGCTTTTTTGTTATGATAGAAAAGGCCTTTCACATG ATGTCACAGCAGTGTTTTGTAATCTCGAACTCAATATAAAGAAAGTGAAGGTATCGACGACTCCAGTCGGGACGGTGATGAACTTGTTCTTTGTCACTGATACAAG GGAACTATTACATACAAAAATGCGGCAGGAGGAGACGTGTGAAGCGTTGGTAGATGTTATGCAGGCTGCTATAATTAGCTGCAATATAGAAAAAGTTGGACCCGAAGTTACCGCATGTTCTCAAGCATCTCCATTTCTCTCATCCGCAATAACCAATGATGTTGTATTACGTACTTCTAACAACGTTTCCGTCACAATGGACAACTCCTTCAGTCCGGTTCACACGCTCGTTCAGATCGTTTGTCAAGACCATAAAGGTCTTCTTTATGACATAATGAGAACTCTGAAGGATTACAACATTCAG ATCTCATACGGACGGTTTTATCTAAAACAAGGAAGAAAGTGTGAGATCGACTTGTTTATAACACAAGCCGATGGGAAGAAGATCATTGATCCTAGCATGCAACGTGCATTGTCTTCACGGCTACAGATGGAACTGCTTCAACCACTCCGTGTAGCTGTTCTGAGCCGAGGTCCTGATACAGAGCTTCTAGTTGCAAACCCTGTTGAGTTATCGAGCAAGGGTCGACCGCTCGTTTTTCATGACATTACCCTTGCTTTAAACATGCTCAACACTTGCATCTTCTTG GCGGAGATTGGGAGACACGTGATCGGAGATCAAGAGTGGGAGGTATACCGAGTCCTACTCGATGAAGGAACTAGCTTATCTACTCCAAGACGAAAAATCGAGGAAGGTGTTTGGAAGCTGTTGATGGGTTGGGAACAAATATGA
- the LOC105786402 gene encoding probable pectate lyase 12 isoform X1, whose translation MNHTVTKTNPKTPKHTCVVIQTMLPINCIVLFFLLSSFFPFTISTFNLTFPIPHPNPNEVAQEVQRRVNASISRRETLQTTQKDISSCLTGNPIDDCWKCDPDWPNNRQRLADCAIGFGQYAKGGKGGEYYIVTDSSDDDAVTPKPGTLRYAVIQEEPLWIVFPSNMHVKLKQELIFNSYKTLDGRGANVHITGGGCITLQYISNVIIHNIHIHHCYQSGEANVRSSPTHFGWRTESDGDGISIFGAKDIWIDHCSLSHCKDGLIDAVMGSTGITISNNFFSHHNEVMLLGHSDEYEPDSGMQVTIAFNHFGEKLVQRMPRCRRGYIHVVNNDFTQWEMYAIGGSGNPTINSQGNRYTAPTNPNAKQVTKRVDTDEGDWKGWNWRSEGDVMVNGAFFVASGEGVEFKYEKAYSVEPKSAVLIDQLTMHSGVLGVGGRDNNLGKWSSGVNGDGSGFGSGDDEDDDYSDDMSGSNIPLSTAFLPLFIAMSSFLLLCFEAITSPML comes from the exons ATGAACCACACTGTTACTAAAACAAACCCTAAAACCCCCAAACACACTTGTGTTGTAATACAAACAATGTTGCCCATCAACTGCATTGTCTTGTTCTTCCTCCTCTCCTCATTTTTTCCCTTCACTATATCCACATTCAACCTCACCTTTCCCATCCCACATCCCAATCCCAACGAAGTTGCTCAAGAAGTTCaaag GAGAGTAAATGCTTCGATTTCAAGGAGGGAAACCTTACAAACAACCCAAAAAGATATATCCAGTTGTTTAACAGGTAACCCCATTGATGATTGTTGGAAATGTGACCCTGATTGGCCTAACAATCGACAACGGTTAGCCGATTGTGCGATCGGTTTCGGTCAATACGCTAAGGGAGGCAAAGGTGGTGAGTATTACATCGTGACGGATTCGTCCGATGACGATGCCGTGACACCAAAGCCAGGAACACTTAGGTATGCAGTGATACAAGAAGAGCCATTGTGGATTGTGTTCCCTAGTAATATGCACGTTAAGCTCAAACAAGAACTTATATTTAACAGCTATAAGACATTGGATGGACGTGGGGCTAATGTGCATATTACCGGCGGTGGGTGTATTACTTTGCAATATATCAGCAATGTCATTATCCATAATATACACATCCACCATTGTTATCAATCAG GTGAGGCAAATGTAAGATCAAGTCCAACACATTTCGGGTGGAGAACAGAATCAGATGGTGATGGGATCTCCATCTTTGGAGCAAAAGACATATGGATAGATCATTGCTCCTTATCACATTGCAAAGATGGGTTGATTGATGCAGTGATGGGATCAACAGGGATCACCATATCAAACAATTTCTTCTCTCATCACAATGAAGTGATGTTGTTGGGTCATAGTGATGAGTATGAGCCTGATTCAGGGATGCAAGTCACCATTGCCTTTAACCATTTCGGTGAAAAGCTGGTCCAAAGAATGCCTAGGTGCCGACGAGGGTACATTCATGTGGTTAATAATGATTTCACTCAATGGGAGATGTATGCTATTGGTGGTAGTGGAAACCCCACCATTAATAGCCAAGGGAACCGTTATACTGCCCCTACTAATCCCAATGCCAAACAG GTAACAAAGAGAGTGGACACAGATGAAGGAGATTGGAAAGGGTGGAATTGGAGATCAGAAGGTGATGTAATGGTGAATGGAGCTTTCTTTGTTGCCTCCGGTGAAGGTGTTGAGTTTAAGTATGAAAAAGCTTATAGTGTTGAGCCTAAATCAGCTGTCCTCATTGACCAACTCACCATGCACTCTGGTGTTCTTGGAGTTGGCGGCAG GGACAACAATTTGGGGAAGTGGAGCAGCGGAGTCAACGGCGATGGAAGCGGTTTCGGCTCGGGTGATGACGAAGACGATGACTATTCCGATGACATGTCGGGAAGCAACATACCGTTATCAACTGCATTTTTACCTCTTTTCATTGCAATGTCAAGctttttgttgttgtgttttgaAGCTATTACATCACCCATGTTGTGA
- the LOC105786402 gene encoding probable pectate lyase 12 isoform X2: MNHTVTKTNPKTPKHTCVVIQTMLPINCIVLFFLLSSFFPFTISTFNLTFPIPHPNPNEVAQEVQRRVNASISRRETLQTTQKDISSCLTGNPIDDCWKCDPDWPNNRQRLADCAIGFGQYAKGGKGGEYYIVTDSSDDDAVTPKPGTLSYKTLDGRGANVHITGGGCITLQYISNVIIHNIHIHHCYQSGEANVRSSPTHFGWRTESDGDGISIFGAKDIWIDHCSLSHCKDGLIDAVMGSTGITISNNFFSHHNEVMLLGHSDEYEPDSGMQVTIAFNHFGEKLVQRMPRCRRGYIHVVNNDFTQWEMYAIGGSGNPTINSQGNRYTAPTNPNAKQVTKRVDTDEGDWKGWNWRSEGDVMVNGAFFVASGEGVEFKYEKAYSVEPKSAVLIDQLTMHSGVLGVGGRDNNLGKWSSGVNGDGSGFGSGDDEDDDYSDDMSGSNIPLSTAFLPLFIAMSSFLLLCFEAITSPML; the protein is encoded by the exons ATGAACCACACTGTTACTAAAACAAACCCTAAAACCCCCAAACACACTTGTGTTGTAATACAAACAATGTTGCCCATCAACTGCATTGTCTTGTTCTTCCTCCTCTCCTCATTTTTTCCCTTCACTATATCCACATTCAACCTCACCTTTCCCATCCCACATCCCAATCCCAACGAAGTTGCTCAAGAAGTTCaaag GAGAGTAAATGCTTCGATTTCAAGGAGGGAAACCTTACAAACAACCCAAAAAGATATATCCAGTTGTTTAACAGGTAACCCCATTGATGATTGTTGGAAATGTGACCCTGATTGGCCTAACAATCGACAACGGTTAGCCGATTGTGCGATCGGTTTCGGTCAATACGCTAAGGGAGGCAAAGGTGGTGAGTATTACATCGTGACGGATTCGTCCGATGACGATGCCGTGACACCAAAGCCAGGAACACTTAG CTATAAGACATTGGATGGACGTGGGGCTAATGTGCATATTACCGGCGGTGGGTGTATTACTTTGCAATATATCAGCAATGTCATTATCCATAATATACACATCCACCATTGTTATCAATCAG GTGAGGCAAATGTAAGATCAAGTCCAACACATTTCGGGTGGAGAACAGAATCAGATGGTGATGGGATCTCCATCTTTGGAGCAAAAGACATATGGATAGATCATTGCTCCTTATCACATTGCAAAGATGGGTTGATTGATGCAGTGATGGGATCAACAGGGATCACCATATCAAACAATTTCTTCTCTCATCACAATGAAGTGATGTTGTTGGGTCATAGTGATGAGTATGAGCCTGATTCAGGGATGCAAGTCACCATTGCCTTTAACCATTTCGGTGAAAAGCTGGTCCAAAGAATGCCTAGGTGCCGACGAGGGTACATTCATGTGGTTAATAATGATTTCACTCAATGGGAGATGTATGCTATTGGTGGTAGTGGAAACCCCACCATTAATAGCCAAGGGAACCGTTATACTGCCCCTACTAATCCCAATGCCAAACAG GTAACAAAGAGAGTGGACACAGATGAAGGAGATTGGAAAGGGTGGAATTGGAGATCAGAAGGTGATGTAATGGTGAATGGAGCTTTCTTTGTTGCCTCCGGTGAAGGTGTTGAGTTTAAGTATGAAAAAGCTTATAGTGTTGAGCCTAAATCAGCTGTCCTCATTGACCAACTCACCATGCACTCTGGTGTTCTTGGAGTTGGCGGCAG GGACAACAATTTGGGGAAGTGGAGCAGCGGAGTCAACGGCGATGGAAGCGGTTTCGGCTCGGGTGATGACGAAGACGATGACTATTCCGATGACATGTCGGGAAGCAACATACCGTTATCAACTGCATTTTTACCTCTTTTCATTGCAATGTCAAGctttttgttgttgtgttttgaAGCTATTACATCACCCATGTTGTGA
- the LOC105786405 gene encoding uncharacterized protein LOC105786405 isoform X2: MALANVFHAFCTRPTPILPTVAAPFPYPLPTSFGMPTKCLPLVLQAKRKTNVMFSQCFAAKNELSEVDNGGDDVKVEEMEESSETLLYSFTPLPLLVLAALPGAGTVRSLFGPFVELVKSWNLPDWLVHWGHPGNMAVVLFAMGGYGTYLGFRIRYSDDVEEKAKAKDLHPKLLGGMFFFFALGATGGVTSLLTSDKPIFESPHAVTGFIGLTLLTIQTILPTLFEGKPGLRNVHGILGSGIMALFLIHAALGLQLGLSY, from the exons ATGGCTTTGGCAAATGTATTCCATGCCTTTTGTACAAGGCCTACCCCTATCCTCCCTACTGTTGCAGCTCCATTTCCTTATCCCTTGCCTACCTCTTTTGGCATGCCCACCAAGTGTTTGCCTTTAGTATTGCAAGCAAAAAGAAAGACAAATGTTATGTTCAGTCAATGTTTTGCTGCAAAAAATGAGCTTAGTGAAGTCGATAATGGAGGAGATGATGTGAAAGTGGAAGAAATGGAGGAGTCTAGTGAAACATTATTGTACTCTTTCACTCCTTTGCCTTTACTAGTTTTGGCTGCTCTTCCTGGAG CTGGGACTGTAAGGTCTCTCTTTGGTccttttgttgagctagtgaAATCATGGAATCTACCTGATTGGCTTGTCCATTGGGGGCACCCAGGCAATATG GCAGTAGTGCTTTTTGCCATGGGAGGGTATGGAACATATCTAGGCTTCCGCATTCGTTATTCCGATGATGTG GAGGAAAAGGCCAAGGCTAAAGATTTGCACCCGAAGCTTCTAGGTGGtatgtttttcttctttgctttaGGAGCAACAGGTGGAGTAACATCTCTTTTAACTTCAGACAAACCTATTTTTGAAAG TCCACATGCTGTTACAGGTTTCATTGGTCTTACTCTATTGACAATCCAAACCATTTTGCCAACATTGTTTGAG GGTAAACCTGGATTGAGAAATGTGCATGGGATTTTAGGCAGTGGGATAATGGCATTGTTTCTTATCCATGCTGCTCTTGGACTTCAACTTGGCCTTAGTTATTGA
- the LOC105786404 gene encoding ACT domain-containing protein ACR10 isoform X1, whose product MGILHDDVVIINQSKNEAEPSVITINCPDKTGLGCDLCRILLFFGLTIVRGDVSTDGKWCYIVFWVIPKPIIKWDTCRWELLKNRLIETCPSCSSAFGISYYSSELQSSMVTDVFLIKLFCYDRKGLSHDVTAVFCNLELNIKKVKVSTTPVGTVMNLFFVTDTRELLHTKMRQEETCEALVDVMQAAIISCNIEKVGPEVTACSQASPFLSSAITNDVVLRTSNNVSVTMDNSFSPVHTLVQIVCQDHKGLLYDIMRTLKDYNIQISYGRFYLKQGRKCEIDLFITQADGKKIIDPSMQRALSSRLQMELLQPLRVAVLSRGPDTELLVANPVELSSKGRPLVFHDITLALNMLNTCIFLAEIGRHVIGDQEWEVYRVLLDEGTSLSTPRRKIEEGVWKLLMGWEQI is encoded by the exons ATGGGTATCCTACACGACGACGTAGTGATCATAAATCAATCAAAGAATGAAGCAGAACCCAGTGTCATCACCATTAACTGCCCTGACAAAACCGGTTTAGGCTGTGATTTGTGCCGTATCTTACTCTTTTTTGGTCTCACCATTGTTAGGGGag atGTATCTACAGATGGGAAATGGTGTTACATAGTGTTTTGGGTGATTCCTAAGCCAATTATAAAATGGGATACTTGTAGATGGGAATTGTTGAAGAACAGATTAATTGAGACTTGCCCTTCTTGTTCTTCAGCTTTTGGTATTTCATATTACAGTTCTGAATTACAGTCTTCAATGGTTACAGATGTGTTTCTTATCAAGCTTTTTTGTTATGATAGAAAAGGCCTTTCACATG ATGTCACAGCAGTGTTTTGTAATCTCGAACTCAATATAAAGAAAGTGAAGGTATCGACGACTCCAGTCGGGACGGTGATGAACTTGTTCTTTGTCACTGATACAAG GGAACTATTACATACAAAAATGCGGCAGGAGGAGACGTGTGAAGCGTTGGTAGATGTTATGCAGGCTGCTATAATTAGCTGCAATATAGAAAAAGTTGGACCCGAAGTTACCGCATGTTCTCAAGCATCTCCATTTCTCTCATCCGCAATAACCAATGATGTTGTATTACGTACTTCTAACAACGTTTCCGTCACAATGGACAACTCCTTCAGTCCGGTTCACACGCTCGTTCAGATCGTTTGTCAAGACCATAAAGGTCTTCTTTATGACATAATGAGAACTCTGAAGGATTACAACATTCAG ATCTCATACGGACGGTTTTATCTAAAACAAGGAAGAAAGTGTGAGATCGACTTGTTTATAACACAAGCCGATGGGAAGAAGATCATTGATCCTAGCATGCAACGTGCATTGTCTTCACGGCTACAGATGGAACTGCTTCAACCACTCCGTGTAGCTGTTCTGAGCCGAGGTCCTGATACAGAGCTTCTAGTTGCAAACCCTGTTGAGTTATCGAGCAAGGGTCGACCGCTCGTTTTTCATGACATTACCCTTGCTTTAAACATGCTCAACACTTGCATCTTCTTG GCGGAGATTGGGAGACACGTGATCGGAGATCAAGAGTGGGAGGTATACCGAGTCCTACTCGATGAAGGAACTAGCTTATCTACTCCAAGACGAAAAATCGAGGAAGGTGTTTGGAAGCTGTTGATGGGTTGGGAACAAATATGA
- the LOC105786405 gene encoding uncharacterized protein LOC105786405 isoform X1, producing MALANVFHAFCTRPTPILPTVAAPFPYPLPTSFGMPTKCLPLVLQAKRKTNVMFSQCFAAKNELSEVDNGGDDVKVEEMEESSETLLYSFTPLPLLVLAALPGAAGTVRSLFGPFVELVKSWNLPDWLVHWGHPGNMAVVLFAMGGYGTYLGFRIRYSDDVEEKAKAKDLHPKLLGGMFFFFALGATGGVTSLLTSDKPIFESPHAVTGFIGLTLLTIQTILPTLFEGKPGLRNVHGILGSGIMALFLIHAALGLQLGLSY from the exons ATGGCTTTGGCAAATGTATTCCATGCCTTTTGTACAAGGCCTACCCCTATCCTCCCTACTGTTGCAGCTCCATTTCCTTATCCCTTGCCTACCTCTTTTGGCATGCCCACCAAGTGTTTGCCTTTAGTATTGCAAGCAAAAAGAAAGACAAATGTTATGTTCAGTCAATGTTTTGCTGCAAAAAATGAGCTTAGTGAAGTCGATAATGGAGGAGATGATGTGAAAGTGGAAGAAATGGAGGAGTCTAGTGAAACATTATTGTACTCTTTCACTCCTTTGCCTTTACTAGTTTTGGCTGCTCTTCCTGGAG CAGCTGGGACTGTAAGGTCTCTCTTTGGTccttttgttgagctagtgaAATCATGGAATCTACCTGATTGGCTTGTCCATTGGGGGCACCCAGGCAATATG GCAGTAGTGCTTTTTGCCATGGGAGGGTATGGAACATATCTAGGCTTCCGCATTCGTTATTCCGATGATGTG GAGGAAAAGGCCAAGGCTAAAGATTTGCACCCGAAGCTTCTAGGTGGtatgtttttcttctttgctttaGGAGCAACAGGTGGAGTAACATCTCTTTTAACTTCAGACAAACCTATTTTTGAAAG TCCACATGCTGTTACAGGTTTCATTGGTCTTACTCTATTGACAATCCAAACCATTTTGCCAACATTGTTTGAG GGTAAACCTGGATTGAGAAATGTGCATGGGATTTTAGGCAGTGGGATAATGGCATTGTTTCTTATCCATGCTGCTCTTGGACTTCAACTTGGCCTTAGTTATTGA